Genomic DNA from Clostridium sp. BJN0013:
ATAATCTCCGGCATAAACTTAGCACTAAGTGGACTAATAATTCCTAAAATTGCAAATACTATTATCATGATTAATATTTTATAGTTTCTTAGATAGTCAATCCATTCTTTTTTAATGAATGCAATATATGACCTCATTTAACCACCTCCATAAAAATATCTTCAAGACGGGGTTCTACAATTTCAAGTTTTAATGGTGTAATTGATAATTTAACCAGAACTTTCATTATCCATTTCATGATTTCATGTACTTGCCTTGTTCTTATATAAATAGAGGTTTCTTTACACTGAATTTTTTTGTCCAATTTCATTATTTCCTCAGCCTTCAACAAGACATCTAAATCACTATTTGAAGAAAGTGACAGCACCACTATATTATCCTGATATCTATGTTTTATGTCATTTAAATTACCTGCTAAAACAACTTCGCCATTATTTAAGATTCCAATATGATCACAGATTGTCTCTACATCATTTAATATATGGGTTGAAAAAATTACTGTTGTATGTTTTTTCACTTTGGATAAAATATCTAATATTTCTTTTCTCCCAATAGGATCTAAAGCTGAAGTGGGCTCATCACAAATCAATAGTTTAGGATCATTTAACAATGCCTGAGCAATCCCAAGACGCTGCTTCATACCTCTTGAAAAACTTCCTATTCTTTTTTTTACATCCGTTAACCCCACGAGGTCTAATAAATCTTCACTCTTTTTTTGAATGAAATGAATTGACATTCCGGTAATTTCACCACAAAGTTTTAAATATTCTTGGGCAGTCATAAAATTATAAAATTCTGGAACATCCGGCAAATAACCAATATATTGGTTTGTTTCTGAAGACCCGAATCTAACTTTTTTATTACATATCTGTATCTCACCAGAATCCGCTTTTAATAAAGCTAATGCAATCTTCATCGTTGTTGTTTTGCCTGCACCATTCTTACCAATAAAACCATATATAGAACCTTGTGGTACACTTAAGTTCACCCCCTTCAATATCTGATGTGTACCGAAGTTTTTATGCAAATTTGAAATTGTAAGTATATCCACTACTCCTCATCCCTTCCAACTAGAAAATATAAAATTGGACCAATGATGTTTACACAAACGATGATAATAATCCAAAGAGGTTTATTTCCTCTACGTACTGTGGAATGTCTTAAAACATGAACCAATGC
This window encodes:
- a CDS encoding ATP-binding cassette domain-containing protein; the protein is MDILTISNLHKNFGTHQILKGVNLSVPQGSIYGFIGKNGAGKTTTMKIALALLKADSGEIQICNKKVRFGSSETNQYIGYLPDVPEFYNFMTAQEYLKLCGEITGMSIHFIQKKSEDLLDLVGLTDVKKRIGSFSRGMKQRLGIAQALLNDPKLLICDEPTSALDPIGRKEILDILSKVKKHTTVIFSTHILNDVETICDHIGILNNGEVVLAGNLNDIKHRYQDNIVVLSLSSNSDLDVLLKAEEIMKLDKKIQCKETSIYIRTRQVHEIMKWIMKVLVKLSITPLKLEIVEPRLEDIFMEVVK
- a CDS encoding PLDc N-terminal domain-containing protein; the encoded protein is MSNTFSEYLPVLIPLIILQLILMITALVHVLRHSTVRRGNKPLWIIIIVCVNIIGPILYFLVGRDEE